The region ACGGAACAGGTACTTTGTCGCTTCATCAGTATGCCAGTCTATGGAATTCTGATCGAGCAGGTTCCCCTTCCAGTCATAGATAAAGATCTTGTTGCGCAGCAGATATTGCGGATCCTGCTGCATCTTAGGAATGAGATCCTTGCGGATAATGCTCTTGGGCACGTGCCAATACGGATTGAAGTTCAGCTCATGAATTTTGCTGTTCAGAATTGGTGTCTGCCGGTCAATCTTGCCGACAACAGCCACATGACGCGAATAGACCGCACGCTGCTCGACAGCTTCAATCTCGGCCGCCGGAATATTGACCATCACGAACCGGTCTCCCAGGAAACCGGACATGGCGCGCAGGCGCACAAGATTTGTCTGCAGCTGGTTCAGTCGCACATCAGCTGGAACATTGAGTGCACGATAGGTCGCCTCACGCACGACACCATCATCCCGGATGCCATGCCGCGCCTGGAACCGTCGCACCGCCATAGCTGCTTCTGCATCATAAACATCATTCACATCTGCACCCGGCGCCATATCACCGGACGCAATCAGGCGCTGACGCAACTGCGGAACATTTCTATGCCTGGAACCAAGGCGCAGCCGTGCGCCATGCGGTACTGCCGGCCATCCACCCTTCTGAACGATGTAGGAATAGCGGGCCACAGCCTGCTCGATGAAGACCCCGGCCTCGTGGGACAGCACAGGCTCAGCACCCAGAACTTCACTGCGAACATCACGGTTCGGATCAAACCCCTGGGACCAGGCGGACCGACGGTTGTTCTTGAGGAAGACAGTCACAGGGTTCTCGGCCTGCGCCGCGCTCGAAAGAAGCGTCGCCGAGCCTGCAGCCAGTCCTGTAACAAACGCCCTGCGATCCAGCGTGCGCGTGGTCTTTGGAGAAGTCATTTTACGATCCGATTATATCTCGTGCCGGTGTCAATACCGCATGTATCAATGGGCTCGCTTCGACCCAAAACAAATCGCGAGCGCGTTACGGTTCAGTCAATACGCATCCGTACATGAAACTCTGAATAAAATATGACATAGTCCGGCAAGAATTCGAAGCCAAACAAATTCTGAAAAAAAGCGGAAGGCGTTACCCAAAAACCACAAACACAGGGAGTTCCGCCGCTTCCTGCCCTCAGACAAAAGAAAACGGGGCGCCATAAGCACCCCGTCTTGATCTTCACAAATTAGTGTTCCCGTCAGAGACGGTACAAAATCTGAT is a window of Coralliovum pocilloporae DNA encoding:
- a CDS encoding L,D-transpeptidase family protein, which translates into the protein MTSPKTTRTLDRRAFVTGLAAGSATLLSSAAQAENPVTVFLKNNRRSAWSQGFDPNRDVRSEVLGAEPVLSHEAGVFIEQAVARYSYIVQKGGWPAVPHGARLRLGSRHRNVPQLRQRLIASGDMAPGADVNDVYDAEAAMAVRRFQARHGIRDDGVVREATYRALNVPADVRLNQLQTNLVRLRAMSGFLGDRFVMVNIPAAEIEAVEQRAVYSRHVAVVGKIDRQTPILNSKIHELNFNPYWHVPKSIIRKDLIPKMQQDPQYLLRNKIFIYDWKGNLLDQNSIDWHTDEATKYLFRQDPGSENSLGSVRINFHNPHAVYLHDTPSQSLFGQNYRFHSSGCVRVHNVRDFVSWLLQPNGDWNRARVDSAIGSGERLDVRIKEKTPLYMTYVTAWATRQGHVHFRPDVYNRDGLGALAQ